A window from Gemmatimonas sp. UBA7669 encodes these proteins:
- a CDS encoding energy transducer TonB — MFNNLIESQAKKQKRAGGSFMSIVVHTAVVAALIAVTKGAGAVMEEEKVEKVEFVEVKKDEPKPPEPEKAPPPPDAVAAPPPPKGFQVLSAPIEIPNVIPEIDLSKKVTDEADFSGKGVAGGIAKGVEGGKGPVIQNADQPYFDFQVEKPVVMAPGSQGPAYPDMLRTAGIEGTVLAQFVVDTTGRAEMNTFKALKSDNDLFTNAVKNALQRMRFLPAEVGGRKVKQLVQQPFQFSLNR, encoded by the coding sequence ATGTTCAACAACCTGATCGAGTCTCAGGCCAAGAAGCAGAAGCGCGCCGGCGGGTCCTTCATGTCCATCGTGGTGCACACCGCCGTCGTTGCCGCGCTCATCGCGGTTACGAAGGGCGCGGGCGCCGTGATGGAGGAAGAGAAGGTCGAGAAGGTGGAGTTCGTCGAGGTGAAGAAAGACGAACCGAAGCCGCCCGAGCCTGAGAAGGCCCCGCCGCCGCCTGACGCTGTGGCCGCCCCGCCGCCGCCGAAGGGTTTCCAGGTGCTTTCTGCGCCCATCGAAATTCCCAACGTTATCCCGGAAATCGACCTCTCCAAGAAGGTGACGGATGAGGCGGACTTCTCCGGCAAGGGTGTGGCTGGTGGTATCGCCAAGGGTGTCGAAGGTGGCAAGGGTCCCGTCATTCAGAATGCGGACCAGCCCTACTTCGACTTCCAGGTGGAAAAGCCGGTGGTCATGGCGCCTGGCTCGCAGGGTCCGGCCTATCCCGACATGCTCCGCACGGCGGGCATCGAGGGCACCGTACTCGCGCAGTTCGTCGTCGACACGACGGGTCGGGCCGAGATGAACACGTTCAAGGCCCTCAAGTCGGACAACGATTTGTTCACCAACGCCGTGAAGAATGCGCTGCAGCGCATGCGCTTCCTCCCCGCTGAAGTGGGTGGTCGCAAGGTGAAGCAGCTCGTGCAGCAGCCGTTCCAGTTCTCGCTCAACCGCTAA